In a single window of the Pseudomonas entomophila genome:
- a CDS encoding cytochrome c-type biogenesis protein gives MKRWLAAAVLGMSLAGVAKAAIDTYQFRDDAERERYQQLTKELRCPKCQNQDIADSNAPIAADLRREIFRMLGEGKSNPQIVDFMVDRYGDFVRYKPALSGRTWLLWFGPGILLAGGFVVLAVIVRRRRNQAVAGPSELSAAERERLAKLLEKETDHD, from the coding sequence ATGAAGCGCTGGCTTGCAGCCGCCGTGCTGGGCATGAGCCTGGCCGGTGTGGCCAAGGCGGCCATCGACACGTATCAGTTTCGCGATGACGCCGAGCGTGAGCGCTACCAGCAACTGACCAAGGAGCTGCGCTGCCCCAAGTGCCAGAACCAGGACATCGCCGACTCCAACGCGCCGATCGCCGCCGACCTGCGCCGCGAGATCTTCCGCATGCTCGGTGAGGGCAAGAGCAACCCACAGATCGTCGACTTCATGGTCGACCGCTATGGCGACTTCGTGCGCTACAAGCCGGCGCTCAGTGGGCGCACCTGGCTGCTGTGGTTCGGCCCGGGCATCCTGCTGGCCGGCGGTTTCGTGGTGCTGGCGGTGATCGTCCGCCGTCGTCGCAACCAGGCCGTGGCCGGCCCCTCGGAACTGTCCGCCGCTGAACGCGAGCGTCTCGCCAAACTGCTGGAAAAAGAAACCGACCATGACTGA
- a CDS encoding DsbE family thiol:disulfide interchange protein has protein sequence MKRWIMVVPLAVFLLVAVFLYKGLFLKPDELPSAMIGKPFPAFSLASVQDDRTLTQADLLGRPALVNVWGTWCPSCKVEHPYLNQLAEQGVVIHGVNYKDDNAAALKWLAEFHNPYQLNIADPQGSLGLDLGVYGAPETFLVDAKGIIRYKHVGVVDATVWREQLAPLYQGLVDEARP, from the coding sequence ATGAAGCGTTGGATCATGGTCGTGCCACTGGCGGTGTTCCTGCTGGTGGCGGTCTTTCTCTACAAGGGGTTGTTCCTCAAGCCCGACGAACTGCCTTCGGCAATGATCGGCAAGCCATTCCCGGCATTCTCCCTGGCGTCGGTGCAGGATGACCGCACCCTGACCCAGGCCGACCTGCTCGGGCGTCCGGCGCTGGTCAACGTGTGGGGTACCTGGTGCCCGTCCTGCAAGGTCGAGCACCCCTACCTGAACCAGCTGGCCGAGCAGGGCGTGGTAATCCACGGGGTCAACTACAAGGACGACAACGCCGCCGCGCTGAAGTGGCTGGCCGAGTTCCACAACCCGTACCAGTTGAACATCGCCGACCCACAAGGCTCGCTGGGCCTGGACCTGGGTGTGTACGGCGCGCCGGAAACCTTCCTGGTCGACGCGAAAGGCATCATCCGCTACAAGCATGTGGGCGTGGTCGACGCCACGGTCTGGCGTGAGCAGCTGGCACCGCTGTACCAGGGCCTGGTCGACGAGGCCAGGCCATGA